Proteins co-encoded in one Candidatus Zixiibacteriota bacterium genomic window:
- a CDS encoding FlgD immunoglobulin-like domain containing protein, which translates to MRALSFVRIIICGVVLLHSIGAGAQSGGTGGAAYRQSFEELTAYPKDPDEAQRVRVWLGLERKSNCRVTVDIFDRQGRPVRQLMSRLMKAGYYNLYWDKKDDSGRYVDDGTYAVVINDCGKIKNDSVVAFYRPWERYSSLEVFGERSSPVFRLTLDGDSALTRLAIVTLRADTVATALPDTVLISGVHEIPFPVGAGLTNGAYLVVLLINEEYVREERFQYTP; encoded by the coding sequence ATGAGAGCCCTCAGTTTTGTCAGGATCATTATCTGTGGTGTGGTCCTGTTGCACAGTATAGGGGCCGGCGCTCAAAGCGGTGGCACTGGAGGCGCAGCTTACAGGCAGTCCTTTGAGGAACTGACTGCATATCCCAAGGATCCCGATGAGGCCCAGCGAGTGCGGGTCTGGCTTGGGCTGGAGCGGAAGTCCAACTGCCGGGTGACGGTCGATATATTCGATCGCCAGGGAAGGCCGGTGCGCCAGCTGATGAGCCGGCTGATGAAGGCAGGTTACTACAACCTGTACTGGGACAAAAAAGACGACAGCGGCCGGTATGTCGACGACGGGACATACGCCGTTGTCATCAACGACTGCGGCAAAATAAAGAACGATTCCGTGGTGGCTTTCTACCGGCCGTGGGAGCGGTACAGCTCGCTTGAGGTTTTCGGGGAGCGCTCGTCGCCGGTGTTTCGGCTTACCCTTGATGGCGACTCCGCACTGACCCGGCTGGCAATCGTGACGCTCCGGGCCGACACGGTCGCCACCGCTCTGCCAGACACGGTGCTGATATCGGGTGTCCACGAAATCCCGTTCCCGGTCGGGGCTGGTCTGACGAACGGCGCGTATTTGGTCGTGCTGCTTATTAATGAGGAGTATGTCCGCGAGGAGCGGTTCCAGTATACGCCATGA